The following are encoded together in the Sphingomicrobium clamense genome:
- the putA gene encoding bifunctional proline dehydrogenase/L-glutamate gamma-semialdehyde dehydrogenase PutA — translation MIDRNALRHAYRPEENALVSERLNQARLSKAQAGEAEAMARTLVSAVREHKAAGIDAFMQAYDLGSDEGIALMCLAEALLRVPDAETADDLIADKLAGPDWAERLGGSKSTFVNAATFSLLLTGEVLEKANDRSENWQAAIGRAVGRLGEPVIRTAVNQAMKILGKQFVFGRTIGEALRRAKPEQRKGWSHSFDMLGEAAKTYADAERYAQAYERAIEEIAKVAKGGVREAPGISVKLSALHPRYEWSHGEEAKAAILPVLKKLCAKAAAADVHLTIDAEEADRLELQLDLVEAIVEADEIFASGWEGFGLAIQAYQKRGLEACDWIIRLARQYDRKLMVRLVKGAYWDTEIKLAQVAGLTDYPVFTRKLATDVSYLACVKLLMTAQDCIYPAFATHNANTIAQVKAIAGPRQGRPGFEFQRLHGMGTELYEELHKLEEGIGEEHTPIRLYAPVGSHKELLAYLVRRLLENGANSSFVNRVADENVPVEELVRNAVEELEKLEPKRNPMIPLPDQIFGPGRKNSAGVDLTDPLVRVPLMERLNQMRELTHEAQPTERAKGEHPVRRITSPHDDRIEVGVVHEATEGAIDRAMEAAADAQPAWDQLGGRARADMLDKAADLFERDAELLFSMCIREAGKTLPDAVLEVREAVDFLRYYASEARAKFTHAIPLPGPTGETNELRLHGRGVWVTISPWNFPLAIFTGMLSAALAAGNAVLAKPAEQTPLIAAHAIRLMHEAGIPENICQLMPGDGKVGAELVAHRLTAGVAFTGSTETARIIARTLAEKTDGPIVPLIAETGGQNAMIVDSSALPEQVTRDVVSSSFQSAGQRCSALRVLYIQDDVADEMLRMIAGALEAQTIGDPRDLRTDVGPVIDAGARQALRRHLDWLEHHAKPIMVRELPTGTEHGYFVPPAMYEIEHLSQLTQENFGPILHVIRWKAGDLPKVVEAINSTGYGLTLGLQSRIDTTRRYVEKHARVGNLYVNRNQIGAVVESQPFGGEGLSGTGPKAGGPNYVERFATERVTCIDTTAAGGNASLMAAIEG, via the coding sequence ATGATCGATCGCAACGCGCTGCGTCACGCCTACCGCCCCGAAGAAAACGCGCTCGTTTCGGAGCGCCTCAACCAGGCGCGGTTGAGCAAGGCGCAGGCGGGCGAGGCCGAGGCGATGGCACGCACGCTCGTCTCGGCAGTGCGCGAACACAAAGCTGCCGGGATCGACGCCTTCATGCAGGCCTATGACCTCGGGTCGGACGAGGGCATCGCGCTGATGTGCCTTGCCGAAGCGCTGCTGCGCGTGCCCGATGCGGAAACCGCCGACGACCTGATCGCCGACAAGTTGGCCGGTCCCGACTGGGCGGAGCGCCTTGGCGGGTCGAAGTCGACCTTCGTCAACGCCGCGACCTTCTCGCTGCTCTTGACCGGCGAAGTGCTCGAAAAGGCCAATGACCGGTCGGAAAACTGGCAGGCCGCCATCGGCCGTGCCGTGGGTCGCCTCGGCGAGCCCGTCATTCGCACTGCGGTCAACCAGGCGATGAAAATCCTCGGCAAGCAATTCGTCTTCGGCCGCACCATCGGCGAAGCGCTGCGCCGCGCCAAGCCCGAGCAGCGCAAGGGCTGGAGCCACAGTTTCGACATGCTGGGCGAGGCGGCCAAGACCTATGCTGACGCCGAGCGCTACGCCCAGGCCTACGAGAGGGCGATCGAGGAAATCGCCAAAGTTGCCAAAGGCGGGGTTCGCGAAGCGCCGGGCATTTCAGTCAAGCTCTCCGCGCTCCACCCGCGCTACGAATGGAGCCATGGCGAGGAAGCCAAGGCAGCGATCCTGCCCGTGCTCAAGAAGCTGTGCGCCAAGGCTGCGGCGGCCGACGTCCACCTAACCATCGACGCCGAGGAAGCCGACCGGCTCGAGCTGCAGCTCGACCTGGTCGAGGCCATCGTTGAGGCCGACGAGATCTTCGCCAGCGGCTGGGAAGGCTTCGGCCTCGCGATCCAGGCCTATCAGAAGCGCGGCCTCGAGGCGTGCGACTGGATCATCCGCCTCGCGCGCCAATATGACCGCAAGCTGATGGTGCGCCTGGTCAAGGGCGCCTATTGGGACACCGAGATCAAGCTCGCGCAGGTCGCAGGCCTGACCGACTATCCGGTCTTCACGCGCAAGCTGGCGACCGACGTCTCCTATCTCGCCTGCGTGAAGCTGCTGATGACCGCGCAGGATTGCATCTATCCCGCCTTCGCGACCCACAACGCCAATACCATCGCACAGGTGAAGGCGATTGCTGGCCCGCGCCAGGGCCGCCCCGGCTTCGAATTCCAGCGCCTCCACGGCATGGGTACCGAGCTCTACGAAGAGCTGCACAAGCTCGAGGAAGGCATCGGCGAAGAGCATACGCCGATCCGCCTTTACGCGCCCGTGGGGAGCCACAAGGAACTGCTCGCCTATCTCGTCCGCCGCCTGCTCGAAAACGGCGCCAACTCAAGCTTCGTCAACCGCGTCGCCGACGAGAACGTGCCGGTCGAGGAACTGGTCCGCAACGCCGTCGAGGAGCTCGAAAAGCTCGAACCCAAGCGCAATCCAATGATCCCGCTGCCCGACCAGATTTTCGGCCCGGGGCGCAAGAATAGTGCGGGTGTCGACCTGACCGACCCGCTGGTGCGCGTGCCGCTGATGGAACGGCTCAACCAGATGCGCGAGCTGACCCACGAGGCGCAGCCGACCGAGCGCGCCAAGGGCGAACACCCCGTTCGCCGCATCACCAGCCCGCATGACGACCGCATCGAGGTCGGCGTGGTCCACGAAGCCACCGAGGGCGCGATCGACCGCGCGATGGAGGCCGCTGCCGACGCGCAGCCTGCCTGGGACCAGCTGGGCGGCAGAGCGCGTGCCGACATGCTCGACAAGGCCGCCGACCTGTTCGAGCGCGATGCCGAGCTGCTCTTCTCCATGTGCATTCGCGAAGCGGGCAAGACGCTCCCCGACGCCGTGCTCGAAGTGCGCGAGGCGGTCGACTTCCTGCGCTATTACGCCTCCGAAGCGCGCGCTAAGTTCACCCACGCCATCCCGCTGCCCGGGCCGACCGGAGAGACCAACGAACTGCGCCTGCACGGCCGCGGCGTCTGGGTCACGATCAGCCCGTGGAATTTCCCGCTCGCCATCTTCACCGGCATGCTCTCGGCCGCGCTGGCGGCGGGCAATGCGGTACTGGCCAAGCCTGCCGAGCAGACCCCGCTGATCGCCGCGCATGCTATCCGGCTGATGCACGAAGCGGGCATCCCGGAAAACATCTGCCAGCTCATGCCGGGCGACGGCAAGGTCGGGGCCGAACTGGTCGCGCATCGCCTGACCGCCGGCGTCGCCTTCACGGGCTCGACCGAAACGGCACGGATCATCGCCCGCACGCTCGCGGAAAAGACCGATGGGCCGATCGTGCCGCTGATCGCCGAGACGGGCGGCCAGAACGCGATGATCGTCGATTCCAGCGCGCTCCCCGAGCAGGTGACGCGCGACGTCGTCTCGTCGTCGTTCCAGTCGGCGGGCCAGCGCTGCTCGGCGCTCCGCGTGCTCTACATCCAGGACGATGTCGCCGACGAGATGCTGCGCATGATCGCGGGCGCACTCGAAGCGCAGACCATCGGCGATCCGCGCGACCTGCGCACCGATGTCGGCCCGGTGATCGATGCCGGCGCACGACAGGCGCTGCGCCGCCATCTCGACTGGCTCGAACATCACGCCAAGCCGATCATGGTCCGCGAGCTGCCCACGGGCACCGAACATGGCTATTTCGTCCCGCCCGCAATGTACGAGATCGAGCATCTCTCGCAGTTGACGCAGGAGAATTTCGGGCCGATCCTCCACGTCATCCGCTGGAAGGCGGGCGACCTGCCCAAGGTCGTCGAGGCGATCAATTCGACCGGCTACGGGCTCACGCTCGGCCTCCAGAGCCGCATTGACACGACCCGCCGCTACGTCGAGAAACATGCCCGCGTCGGCAATCTCTACGTCAACCGCAACCAGATTGGCGCAGTCGTGGAATCGCAGCCCTTCGGGGGCGAGGGCCTGTCGGGCACGGGTCCCAAGGCAGGCGGCCCCAACTATGTCGAGCGCTTCGCCACCGAACGCGTCACCTGCATCGACACGACGGCCGCGGGCGGCAACGCATCGCTGATGGCGGCGATCGAGGGGTAG